Proteins found in one Acidobacteriota bacterium genomic segment:
- a CDS encoding type II toxin-antitoxin system VapC family toxin has translation MDVLLDTFYLYRFMATGDGLSDAERRFLDDHAARIFVSAVSIWEMRLKFQARDRAGARKSRFDPEDVIAALEQQDVTFLPMTVNHAARKLDVSIAHHDPFDEMLLLQAQKEGLRLLTTDRQLVAHPLTIAP, from the coding sequence ATGGACGTCCTTCTTGACACGTTCTACCTCTATCGGTTCATGGCGACCGGAGACGGACTCTCCGATGCCGAACGCCGGTTCCTGGACGACCACGCCGCACGTATTTTCGTCAGCGCCGTGTCGATCTGGGAGATGCGGCTCAAGTTCCAGGCTCGCGACCGGGCTGGCGCCCGAAAGAGTCGCTTCGACCCGGAAGATGTGATTGCCGCGCTGGAACAACAGGACGTGACGTTCCTCCCGATGACCGTCAATCACGCTGCGCGGAAACTCGACGTTTCCATCGCTCACCATGACCCGTTCGATGAGATGCTCCTGTTGCAGGCCCAGAAAGAAGGCTTGAGACTACTTACAACGGATCGTCAACTGGTTGCGCATCCACTGACGATCGCGCCGTAG
- a CDS encoding PQQ-binding-like beta-propeller repeat protein: MAPGRSGAGSMDGDRGGSPAGAQRQSRPHRLLAHRHLLRQRACNGEPMTRLPLITGTCIALLAALAAPAAAQEVAMFGNTPDRNMVSDETGVVSEWDVDTGRNVLWSQPVGSQAYGGPVVANGRVYVGTNNEGRRDAAIEGDKGVVMAFDSASGDFLWQMVHPKLSSGRVNDWPLQGVCSTAFMDGDRIWYVSNEAHVVCLDAKGLADGNEGPFMDEENMGDQNGDIIWSYDMIGELDVFPHNLATGSPLIVGDVLFTVTSNGVDEGHVNIPSPFSPDFIALDKNTGELLWESNPVSEGILHGAWTNPAYAVVEGRAQVIFAGGNGVIYSLDPETGDLLWEFDCNPKDSEWILGGRGTRNNILSTPVVYNDRVYIGVGQDPEHGEAPGHFYVIDATGSGDVTDTHVVWHRGGEDFYRTMSTAAIADGVLYISSLSGFLHALDPETGEEFWTYDTFAAVWGSPFVVDGKVFLGDEDGDVVVLQAGREMEVLGEFNLGAAVYCTPVVRDGILYILTRNRLWAFQEGAQGEPF, encoded by the coding sequence ATGGCCCCGGGGCGAAGCGGAGCCGGAAGCATGGACGGTGACCGTGGAGGATCCCCAGCCGGTGCGCAACGGCAGTCCCGGCCTCATCGGCTACTCGCCCATCGACATCTACTACGACAACGTGCGTGTAATGGAGAACCAATGACTCGACTCCCGCTGATCACCGGAACCTGCATCGCGCTCCTCGCCGCCCTGGCCGCGCCGGCCGCCGCGCAGGAGGTGGCGATGTTCGGGAACACCCCCGACCGCAACATGGTGTCGGACGAGACCGGCGTCGTCTCGGAATGGGACGTCGACACCGGGCGGAACGTCCTCTGGTCGCAGCCCGTCGGATCGCAGGCGTACGGCGGACCGGTGGTGGCCAACGGCCGGGTCTACGTCGGCACGAACAACGAGGGACGGCGCGATGCGGCGATCGAGGGGGACAAGGGCGTCGTCATGGCGTTCGACTCCGCGAGCGGCGACTTCCTCTGGCAGATGGTCCACCCGAAGCTGTCGTCGGGGCGCGTGAACGACTGGCCGCTGCAGGGCGTCTGCTCCACCGCGTTCATGGATGGCGACCGTATCTGGTACGTCTCCAACGAGGCGCACGTCGTCTGCCTCGACGCCAAGGGCCTCGCCGACGGCAACGAGGGACCGTTCATGGACGAGGAGAACATGGGCGACCAGAACGGCGACATCATCTGGTCCTACGACATGATCGGCGAGCTGGACGTCTTCCCGCACAATCTGGCCACCGGGTCGCCCCTCATCGTCGGTGACGTGCTCTTCACGGTGACCAGCAACGGTGTCGACGAGGGGCACGTCAACATCCCGTCGCCCTTCTCGCCCGACTTCATCGCCCTCGACAAGAACACGGGCGAGTTGCTCTGGGAATCGAACCCGGTGAGCGAGGGCATCCTGCACGGCGCCTGGACGAACCCCGCCTACGCGGTCGTCGAGGGACGCGCCCAGGTGATCTTCGCGGGCGGCAACGGCGTCATCTACAGCCTCGACCCGGAGACGGGCGACCTGCTCTGGGAGTTCGACTGCAATCCGAAGGACTCCGAGTGGATCCTGGGTGGCCGGGGCACGCGCAACAACATTCTGTCGACTCCGGTGGTTTACAACGACAGGGTCTACATCGGCGTCGGCCAGGACCCGGAGCACGGCGAGGCGCCAGGCCACTTCTATGTGATCGACGCCACCGGCAGCGGTGACGTGACCGACACCCACGTCGTCTGGCACCGCGGCGGCGAGGACTTCTACCGGACGATGTCGACCGCCGCGATCGCCGACGGCGTCCTCTACATCTCCAGCCTCTCCGGCTTCCTGCACGCCCTCGACCCGGAGACGGGCGAGGAGTTCTGGACCTACGACACGTTCGCGGCGGTCTGGGGCTCGCCGTTCGTCGTCGACGGCAAGGTGTTCCTCGGCGACGAGGACGGCGACGTCGTCGTCCTGCAGGCCGGCCGCGAGATGGAGGTCCTGGGCGAATTCAACCTGGGCGCCGCCGTCTACTGCACGCCGGTCGTCCGCGACGGCATCCTCTACATCCTCACCCGGAACCGTCTGTGGGCGTTCCAGGAAGGCGCGCAGGGCGAGCCGTTCTGA
- a CDS encoding siderophore-interacting protein: MRLITVVAMASILSIPAAAPAQEWIEFASQEDRFTCNFPGQPQVTETTWVSEFGAELPARVYAAESGPSRYTVTVADYSHAERILTERTQDCPPGAERCSGGGLTGEGYWRHDVLGAMLFATWKFLQRDGEATHLGYNTVDRVEGHQLHLTNPDESRTFVSIYMHENKLYVLEGTVPRGYPEPALFQQSLGWLDENGDGLRYESTYSNGFPAPPRVPAVF, translated from the coding sequence ATGCGCCTGATTACAGTCGTCGCGATGGCGTCAATCCTGTCGATTCCCGCGGCCGCGCCGGCGCAGGAGTGGATCGAGTTCGCGAGCCAGGAAGATCGCTTCACCTGCAACTTCCCGGGCCAGCCGCAGGTGACGGAAACGACCTGGGTCTCCGAGTTCGGGGCCGAGTTGCCGGCGCGCGTGTACGCCGCCGAGTCCGGTCCGAGCCGCTACACCGTCACGGTCGCCGACTACAGCCACGCGGAGCGAATCCTCACCGAGAGGACCCAGGATTGCCCGCCGGGCGCGGAGCGGTGCAGCGGAGGTGGGCTCACTGGCGAGGGGTACTGGAGGCACGATGTGCTGGGCGCGATGCTGTTCGCGACCTGGAAGTTCCTGCAGCGGGACGGCGAGGCGACGCACCTGGGTTACAACACCGTCGATCGCGTCGAAGGGCACCAGTTACACCTGACGAATCCCGACGAGTCCCGCACGTTCGTGTCGATCTACATGCACGAGAACAAGCTCTACGTCCTGGAAGGCACCGTCCCTCGGGGCTATCCCGAGCCGGCGCTCTTCCAGCAGTCCCTGGGATGGCTTGACGAGAACGGGGACGGACTTCGCTACGAGTCCACGTACTCCAACGGGTTCCCGGCGCCGCCCCGCGTCCCGGCCGTGTTCTGA
- a CDS encoding c-type cytochrome — MVAPLRFERVAIGLLALTCVLAGDAAQAQTVTEGVYTVEQATRGRQVYQDQCATCHGDALEGTVGPPLAGDGFLSIWSARPVVELVDKIQNTMPLQAPAPLSRDESIDLGAYILQAGGFPAGPAELTDAALPGLALPVSSAASAAPAGGDVPVAPLANLAQLMRAIAFPASNTVFNVQIKDPGASMPPPTGARPFDYVEWGATVYPGWEAIDLAALALAESAPLFLAPGRRCENGRPVPVDRADWREFTEALVEAGRAAYRASQSRSVDAVFEVTDQLNDACDNCHAVYRDAGAEGRGVGADRCRQDP, encoded by the coding sequence ATGGTCGCGCCGCTTCGATTCGAGCGTGTGGCGATCGGGTTGCTCGCCCTGACATGCGTCCTTGCCGGGGACGCTGCACAAGCGCAGACGGTGACCGAGGGTGTGTACACCGTCGAACAGGCGACGCGCGGCCGGCAGGTCTACCAGGATCAATGCGCGACCTGTCACGGCGACGCGCTGGAGGGCACCGTCGGTCCCCCGCTCGCCGGCGACGGCTTCCTGTCGATCTGGAGCGCGCGTCCGGTGGTGGAGCTGGTCGACAAGATCCAGAACACCATGCCCCTACAGGCGCCGGCGCCCCTCTCGCGTGACGAATCGATCGATCTTGGGGCCTACATCCTTCAGGCTGGCGGCTTCCCGGCCGGGCCGGCGGAACTGACCGACGCCGCGTTGCCGGGCTTGGCGCTCCCCGTGTCGTCCGCCGCTTCCGCGGCCCCCGCGGGCGGCGACGTTCCCGTTGCGCCGCTCGCCAACCTCGCCCAACTGATGCGCGCCATCGCCTTTCCCGCTTCCAATACCGTCTTCAACGTGCAGATCAAGGACCCGGGGGCCAGCATGCCGCCGCCGACGGGCGCGAGGCCGTTCGACTACGTCGAGTGGGGCGCCACGGTCTACCCCGGATGGGAGGCCATCGACCTGGCCGCGCTGGCGCTGGCCGAGTCGGCCCCCCTGTTCCTGGCGCCGGGACGCCGGTGTGAGAACGGGAGGCCGGTTCCCGTGGATCGGGCCGATTGGCGGGAGTTCACCGAAGCCCTCGTGGAAGCGGGGCGGGCCGCCTATCGGGCGTCGCAGTCCAGGAGCGTCGATGCCGTGTTCGAGGTCACCGACCAGCTCAACGACGCTTGCGACAACTGCCACGCCGTCTACCGTGACGCGGGCGCCGAAGGGCGCGGCGTGGGAGCGGACCGTTGCCGGCAGGACCCCTGA
- a CDS encoding AbrB/MazE/SpoVT family DNA-binding domain-containing protein, which yields MFSPPWQGLNPAPNIDYRGNACDNPIVHDGHENGGTIESRITSQGQVSIPARIRRRLGLTKGSRIEWCERGEEVIVRRASTYSSLDIHRAVFSRPPPRKSLASLDEGIRSHMRRSHARR from the coding sequence ATGTTCTCGCCACCCTGGCAAGGGCTGAATCCTGCCCCCAATATTGATTACCGGGGTAATGCATGCGACAATCCTATAGTGCACGACGGACACGAGAACGGGGGGACGATCGAATCGAGGATCACGTCCCAGGGGCAGGTTTCGATTCCAGCGCGCATCCGGCGCAGACTCGGACTGACGAAAGGATCGAGGATCGAGTGGTGCGAGCGTGGTGAGGAAGTGATCGTTCGGAGGGCGTCAACCTACTCATCCCTGGACATTCACAGGGCTGTGTTCAGCCGCCCGCCGCCGCGCAAGAGCCTCGCGAGCCTGGACGAGGGCATTCGCTCGCACATGCGACGCTCACATGCGCGCCGTTGA
- a CDS encoding type II toxin-antitoxin system VapC family toxin, which yields MRAVDTNVLVRLLARDDPEQVSRAEAFVARGAWVPLLVLAEAVWVLDSVYGLNRKRIGTVVDMLIEHDRLTLQDEDVVRRAHSMFERERSIGFSDCLVVEAARKAGHVPVGTFDRKMARLDGTHRL from the coding sequence ATGCGCGCCGTTGACACGAACGTTCTCGTTCGCCTGCTCGCGCGGGACGATCCGGAGCAGGTTTCCCGCGCCGAAGCGTTCGTCGCGCGTGGTGCGTGGGTGCCGCTCCTGGTACTCGCGGAAGCTGTCTGGGTTCTGGACTCCGTCTACGGTTTGAATCGTAAGCGCATCGGAACGGTTGTTGACATGCTGATCGAGCACGACCGCCTGACGTTGCAGGATGAAGACGTTGTCAGAAGGGCGCACTCGATGTTCGAGCGAGAACGGTCGATCGGGTTCTCCGATTGCCTGGTGGTAGAGGCCGCGCGCAAGGCGGGGCACGTCCCGGTCGGAACGTTCGACCGGAAAATGGCGCGTCTGGACGGAACGCACCGGCTGTGA
- a CDS encoding type II toxin-antitoxin system prevent-host-death family antitoxin — translation MELAVREAKARLSELISAAQKGERVVITRHGVPTVELVRCRPRGGIDFDKLEEARRRLGIENAPADEVAEWKEAFEDPALSRRVLGLENE, via the coding sequence GTGGAACTTGCGGTGCGAGAAGCCAAGGCGCGACTGTCGGAGCTCATTTCAGCCGCCCAGAAGGGCGAGCGAGTCGTTATCACCAGGCACGGCGTACCGACCGTGGAGTTGGTGCGCTGCCGCCCGCGGGGAGGGATCGACTTCGACAAGCTGGAGGAGGCTCGACGGAGGCTCGGCATCGAGAACGCGCCGGCCGACGAGGTGGCGGAATGGAAGGAGGCATTCGAGGATCCGGCGTTGAGCCGTCGGGTGCTGGGCCTTGAGAATGAGTAG
- a CDS encoding amidohydrolase family protein translates to MPMPIVGRVFFVTLAATFVVLAAASPAAAQSAGSLSAAVREFVEISDPTVALTGVQVVDGTGAPAASGQTILIRDGRIAAVGPDAEVDLPDGARVLALDGDTVLPGFVGLHDHTFYMTRGRRVQLNFSAPRLYLASGVTTIRTTGAFSPYSELNLKRAIQEGQEIGPRMYITGPYLSGAGAMSQMFQVGTPEDARRVVAYWAEEGVDWFKAYTRIGDEELAAAIDEAHQRGVKVTGHLCSISFQEAVDLGIDNIEHGFFTNSDYVPNKQPGVCPPGVQRSLLDVDLEGEEVAATIRALVEQGVAMTSTLPVYELHVPNRPPLEQRVLDALAPGAREEYLQSRDDIAARDDAPMATLFPKAQEFERMFVEAGGLLAAGVDPTGLGGALPGYGNQRHYELLLESGFSPEQVIRIMTLNGARVLGEDAEFGSIEPGKLADLIVIDGDPVRREAEIRNVTLVFKEGVGYDAPALAESVTGLVGLR, encoded by the coding sequence ATGCCCATGCCGATCGTCGGACGTGTCTTTTTCGTTACCCTCGCGGCCACCTTCGTCGTGCTCGCCGCCGCATCGCCCGCCGCGGCGCAGTCGGCGGGGTCGCTGTCCGCCGCGGTGCGGGAGTTCGTCGAGATTAGCGACCCGACGGTGGCGCTGACCGGCGTGCAGGTGGTGGACGGGACCGGCGCCCCCGCCGCCAGCGGGCAGACCATCCTGATTCGCGATGGCCGCATCGCCGCGGTGGGACCGGACGCCGAAGTCGACCTGCCGGACGGCGCCCGCGTTCTCGCCCTCGACGGCGACACGGTTCTCCCCGGCTTCGTCGGCCTGCACGACCACACCTTCTACATGACCCGCGGCCGGCGCGTGCAGCTCAACTTCAGCGCGCCGCGGCTGTACCTGGCGAGCGGGGTGACCACTATCCGGACGACCGGCGCCTTCTCGCCCTACAGCGAGCTGAACCTCAAGCGGGCGATCCAGGAGGGTCAGGAGATCGGCCCGCGCATGTACATCACCGGGCCGTACCTGTCCGGGGCCGGCGCGATGTCGCAGATGTTCCAGGTGGGGACCCCGGAGGATGCCCGCCGCGTCGTCGCCTACTGGGCGGAGGAAGGCGTCGACTGGTTCAAGGCCTACACGCGCATCGGCGACGAGGAGTTGGCCGCGGCCATCGACGAGGCGCACCAGCGGGGCGTCAAGGTCACCGGCCACCTCTGCTCGATTTCGTTCCAGGAGGCGGTGGATCTCGGGATAGACAACATCGAGCACGGTTTCTTCACGAACAGCGACTACGTCCCGAACAAGCAGCCGGGCGTCTGCCCGCCCGGCGTGCAGCGCAGCCTGCTCGACGTGGATCTGGAAGGCGAGGAGGTGGCGGCCACCATCCGCGCCCTGGTCGAGCAGGGCGTCGCCATGACGTCGACCCTCCCGGTCTACGAGCTGCACGTCCCCAACCGCCCGCCCCTGGAGCAACGCGTCCTCGACGCGCTCGCTCCCGGCGCCCGCGAGGAGTACCTGCAGTCGCGCGACGATATCGCGGCGCGCGACGACGCGCCGATGGCGACGCTGTTCCCCAAGGCGCAGGAGTTCGAACGGATGTTCGTCGAGGCGGGCGGGCTACTGGCCGCCGGTGTCGATCCCACCGGCCTGGGCGGGGCGCTTCCGGGCTACGGCAACCAGCGCCACTACGAGCTGCTGCTCGAGTCCGGGTTCAGCCCGGAGCAGGTCATCCGGATCATGACGCTCAACGGCGCCCGCGTGCTCGGCGAGGATGCCGAGTTCGGTTCCATCGAGCCGGGCAAGCTGGCCGACCTCATCGTCATCGACGGCGACCCGGTGCGCCGCGAGGCCGAGATCCGCAACGTCACCCTGGTCTTCAAGGAAGGCGTCGGCTACGACGCGCCGGCCCTCGCGGAGTCCGTTACAGGCCTCGTCGGCCTGCGGTGA
- a CDS encoding cold shock domain-containing protein has product MSTTTGTIKRMTDRGFGFIAAPDGVEYFFHRSACTSTPFDALREGDSVTFTLGQGPKGPRAENVTPA; this is encoded by the coding sequence ATGTCAACCACGACCGGCACCATCAAGCGCATGACGGACAGGGGCTTCGGCTTCATCGCCGCACCCGACGGCGTCGAGTACTTCTTCCACCGCTCCGCGTGCACGAGCACGCCATTCGACGCGCTGCGCGAGGGCGATAGCGTGACGTTTACGCTTGGCCAAGGCCCGAAGGGTCCTCGCGCCGAGAACGTCACCCCCGCCTGA
- a CDS encoding multicopper oxidase family protein has protein sequence MGLHRNHDASRAAILLACLAAWLLAVPVAAFAPSAAQGQEVGDALGCPALDALGPAADPDLYCIELIHAPDFPGAVGHVELTPPSSPFGVSVTVDGRHRFDLTFHIDGLPDPASLGDYTGYVAWATTPRLRPVVNLGPVGNGRTTVGPVDLNKFVLLVTAEADPNAPAWDGRIVLRGTSAGRRMEPEDLLAVTGMVAGAELPPPARGWTRPPMHPSVAMMPGVGRLTPPVDPFLPAAADPLPAARPRAARPREIVRLGDGGTLDLEAGLVERTIDGRTFTMYGFNGQYPGPLIQVPQDATITVNVTNRLELPTAVHWHGIRLENRYDGVPGLTQDPIEPGETFQYRIHFPDAGLYWYHPHHREDVQQDLGLHGNLRVDAADPEYFGPANREEVLMLDDLLVDEAGLAPFGRQRATHAMMGRFGNLLLVNGEPDYRLTVARGEVVRFFLTNVSNTRTFNLSFGGAAIKVVASDIGKFERQDWVDSVVIAPAERYIVEVRFDTPGEAPLVNRVQAIDHVYGNFFPDDTTLGTVTVTGTRAAPDHAASFRELRDHPDVTADIDRYRDEFDRPVDHRLLLTLEIGELPDPIEPLLNVDRSFFNPVEWSGTMPRMNWVTTADQVRWILRDLDTGLENDAIDWRFTRGDVVRIRLRNDRNAVHAMQHPVHIHGQRFLVLSRDGVPNDNLVWKDTTLLPAGSTADLLLELSNPGRWMLHCHISEHLESGMKLVFDVAGGPPSGRP, from the coding sequence ATGGGCTTGCACCGGAACCACGACGCCTCCCGGGCGGCGATTCTCCTGGCCTGCCTCGCGGCGTGGCTGCTGGCTGTACCCGTCGCGGCGTTCGCTCCGTCCGCGGCGCAGGGGCAGGAAGTCGGTGATGCCCTCGGGTGCCCGGCCCTCGATGCGCTCGGCCCCGCCGCCGACCCGGACCTGTACTGCATCGAGCTGATCCACGCCCCCGATTTCCCCGGCGCGGTGGGCCATGTGGAGCTCACGCCGCCGTCCTCTCCGTTCGGGGTTTCGGTGACGGTGGACGGCCGGCATCGCTTCGATCTGACGTTCCACATCGACGGCCTGCCCGATCCGGCGTCGCTCGGCGACTACACCGGCTACGTGGCCTGGGCGACCACGCCGCGGCTCCGGCCGGTCGTGAACCTGGGACCGGTGGGGAACGGCCGGACGACGGTAGGTCCCGTCGACCTCAACAAGTTCGTCTTGCTCGTCACCGCCGAGGCCGATCCGAATGCGCCGGCGTGGGACGGACGCATCGTTCTGCGCGGAACGTCGGCCGGCAGGCGCATGGAGCCGGAGGATCTGCTGGCCGTGACCGGAATGGTGGCCGGCGCGGAGCTGCCGCCCCCCGCGCGCGGCTGGACGCGGCCGCCGATGCATCCGTCCGTGGCGATGATGCCGGGCGTCGGCCGCCTGACCCCGCCCGTGGATCCGTTCCTGCCCGCGGCGGCGGACCCGCTCCCGGCGGCCCGCCCGCGGGCTGCCCGCCCGCGCGAGATCGTCCGGCTCGGCGACGGCGGCACGCTCGATCTGGAGGCCGGTCTCGTCGAGCGCACGATCGACGGGCGCACGTTCACGATGTACGGCTTCAACGGGCAGTACCCGGGTCCCCTCATCCAGGTGCCGCAGGACGCCACGATCACGGTGAACGTCACCAACCGTCTGGAACTGCCGACCGCCGTCCACTGGCACGGGATCCGGCTCGAGAACCGCTACGACGGCGTTCCCGGCCTGACGCAGGATCCCATCGAGCCGGGCGAGACGTTCCAGTACCGGATCCACTTCCCGGACGCCGGCCTCTACTGGTATCACCCGCATCACCGGGAGGACGTCCAGCAGGACTTGGGGCTCCACGGCAACCTGCGGGTGGACGCGGCCGACCCGGAGTACTTCGGGCCGGCTAACCGCGAGGAGGTGCTGATGCTCGACGACCTCCTCGTCGACGAGGCCGGCCTCGCGCCGTTCGGCCGCCAGCGCGCCACTCACGCGATGATGGGGCGCTTCGGCAACCTGCTGCTCGTCAACGGCGAGCCCGACTATCGGCTCACGGTCGCGCGGGGAGAGGTGGTCCGCTTCTTCCTGACCAACGTCTCGAACACGCGCACGTTCAACCTGTCGTTCGGCGGCGCCGCGATCAAGGTGGTGGCGTCCGACATCGGCAAGTTCGAGCGGCAGGACTGGGTCGACAGCGTGGTCATCGCGCCGGCCGAGCGCTACATCGTCGAGGTGCGCTTCGACACGCCAGGCGAGGCGCCGCTCGTCAATCGCGTGCAGGCGATCGACCACGTCTACGGGAACTTCTTCCCGGACGACACGACGCTCGGCACGGTCACCGTGACCGGCACGCGGGCGGCGCCGGACCATGCGGCCAGCTTTCGGGAGCTGCGCGATCATCCGGACGTTACGGCCGACATCGACCGCTACCGGGACGAATTCGACCGGCCGGTCGACCACCGGTTGCTGCTGACGCTGGAGATCGGCGAGTTGCCGGACCCGATCGAGCCGCTGCTGAACGTGGACCGGTCGTTCTTCAACCCGGTGGAGTGGAGCGGCACGATGCCGCGCATGAACTGGGTCACGACGGCCGATCAGGTGCGGTGGATCCTGCGGGATCTCGACACCGGCCTCGAGAACGACGCCATCGACTGGCGCTTCACCCGCGGCGACGTGGTCAGGATCCGCCTGCGCAACGACCGCAACGCCGTGCACGCCATGCAGCACCCGGTCCACATCCACGGCCAGCGGTTCCTGGTGCTGAGCCGAGACGGCGTGCCGAACGACAACCTGGTCTGGAAGGACACCACGCTGCTGCCGGCCGGCTCGACCGCCGACCTGCTCCTGGAATTGTCCAACCCCGGGCGGTGGATGCTACATTGCCACATCTCCGAGCACCTCGAATCGGGGATGAAGCTGGTCTTCGATGTCGCCGGCGGGCCGCCCTCGGGCCGGCCCTGA